A region from the Fusarium graminearum PH-1 chromosome 4, whole genome shotgun sequence genome encodes:
- a CDS encoding cysteine dioxygenase: MAIGIFSNPAIIDHSGIPHVGPCQRNRFDELVVRLKDALGPSSGLTSEDVDIDYLQQLMEGYDSSDNQWSRYAFGDSSRGYTRNLVDEGNGKSNLLVLVWSPGKGSPIHDHGKAHCLMKILRGDLTETRYAFPENIQDEGPMKVIAETIYKSGEVAYMCDDLGLHRVSNRGSDFAVSLHLYTPPNVAKKGCHIFDENTGRRSHVPGCHYYSAYGRLLKE; encoded by the exons ATGGCTATtggcatcttctccaacccTGCGATCATCGACCACAGTGGCATTCCCCACGTCGGTCCTTGCCAGCGTAATCGATTTGACGAACTCGTAGTCCGCCTCAAAGATGCCCTTGGTCCATCGTCAGGCTTGACTTCGGAAGACGTGGACATCGATTATCTTCAGCAACTGATGGAAGGCTATGATAGCTCTGACAACCAATGGAGTCGGTATGCCTTTGGCGACAGTAGCAGGGGCTATACCCGCAACCTCGTCGACGAGGGAAACGGCAAGAGTAATCTG CTTGTCCTCGTTTGGTCTCCAGGAAAGGGGTCACCTATCCACGACCATGGAAAGGCGCactgcttgatgaagattctTCGTGGCGACCTTACCGAGACTCGATACGCTTTTCCGGAAAACATCCAAGACGAGGGACCAATGAAGGTCATCGCGGAGACGATATACAAGTCGGGTGAGGTGGCATATATGTGTGATGACCTTGGTCTGCACCGTGTCTCGAATCGTGGCAGCGATTTTGCTGTCTCCCTTCATT TGTACACTCCTCCCAACGTAGCCAAGAAAGGGTGCCATATTTTTGATGAGAATACAGGACGAAGAAGCCATGTGCCTGGTTGCCACTACTACTCAGCATATGGGCGGCTACTCAAAGAATAG
- a CDS encoding exocyst complex component EXO84, producing the protein MEDRNKISLRSGRRKKRPTISAPRQISGPIAQDDSNRPPLPGADPSQASAQPRPRPPPMAGGKTSDLVKRRYSTRFNQPSSISNGGAPPMPQMPSLANYEPRETVAAARKPPSRSGPGVAPVIDIKGLRDPKLKPDRYVQAALSDATEDQIREFEESLRQVKTRVGTDLQQSVMQNRTQFIKISKEAEKLKSEMRNLKNFMSELKVNTTAMRAAAAKSDEPMPSDLGVAPGISSRRDRRTSIADRSAMWNSQMQALYKGVEGSQKFLPNAVGRHVVQDAGPWIELDNATYKSRRAMQIFLLNDHLLIASRKKRKADAPGADARGPMMKLVADRCWPLLDVEVVDMSSTGESSNSGRNKLADAIMVRGVGQESFIYRTEKPQDPEKKQLLLNVRKAIEQLRKGLRSEMEANNKARETINYFASRDPGLLQKTELLATLSDIKDMLIEVDGKQQNLRWVESEMDDLDIDVAMQRFEDAVVRVEKLKAIARGLKNHAIAQDFINFKVNERCVRLANMIGRELEMTHDNNTKTRRNVSWLTRLGFEDSARESYLAARSGTIHKRTRQCIFQGDLHLYIWELSFVYFMVIHNTVQCFQSCFPPPMMSVCVKWAKEEVDAFNIILARQLSSTELRGQVWTQCMERAKEHSKLLSEVGLDFENLVGKNLMIYEPIDQGPSVGLGLS; encoded by the exons ATGGAGGATCGCAATAAGATATCGCTTCGTAGCggcaggaggaagaagaggccaACTATCAGCGCGCCTCGCCAGATCTCAGGGCCGATTGCTCAAGATGATTCCAACAGACCACCTCTCCCAGGCGCAGACCCCAGTCAAGCTTCAGCTCAACCGCGGCCACGTCCTCCCCCAATGGCTGGTGGAAAG ACATCGGATCTTGTAAAGCGACGATACTCGACACGATTCAACCAGCCGTCCTCTATTTCCAATGGCGGAGCACCCCCAATGCCGCAAATGCCCTCCCTGGCTAATTACGAACCGAGGGAGACCGTCGCTGCTGCTAGGAAGCCCCCATCGCGCTCAGGACCTGGCGTCGCTCCGGTTATTGATATCAAGGGCTTGCGCGATCCCAAGCTGAAGCCAGATAGATACGTTCAAGCTGCTTTAAGCGATGCTACCGAGGATCAAATTCGCGAATTCGAAGAGTCGTTgcgccaagtcaagacaCGTGTGGGAACAGATCTACAACAAAGCGTAATGCAAAACAGAACACAAttcatcaagatcagcaaGGAAGCAGAGAAACTCAAGAGCGAGATGAGAAACCTGAAAAACTTCATGTCAGAACTCAAGGTGAATACAACTGCAATGAGAGCCGCTGCAGCCAAAAGCGATGAACCTATGCCCAGCGATCTGGGGGTTGCCCCTGGCATCAGTAGCAGAAGAGATAGGCGCACTTCTATCGCCGACAGAAGTGCCATGTGGAATTCGCAAATGCAGGCTCTGTACAAGGGCGTCGAAGGATCGCAAAAATTCCTCCCTAATGCGGTAGGACGGCATGTTGTTCAAGACGCTGGCCCCTGGATTGAGCTCGACAATGCCACATACAAGTCACGCAGAGCAATGCAGATCTTTCTACTCAACGACCACCTTCTTATCGCATCGCGtaagaagcgaaaggcagATGCGCCTGGTGCAGATGCACGAGGGccgatgatgaagttggtGGCGGACCGCTGCTGGCCTCTGTTGGATGTAGAGGTGGTGGACATGTCGAGCACCGGAGAATCATCAAACAGCGGACGCAATAAGCTTGCGGACGCCATTATGGTGCGAGGTGTTGGTCAGGAATCTTTCATCTATCGGACGGAGAAACCCCAAGACCCCGAAAAGAAACAGCTGCTCCTCAATGTGCGCAAGGCTATAGAACAGCTGCGCAAAGGTCTTCGATCAGAGATGGaggccaacaacaaggcGCGTGAGACGATCAATTACTTTGCTTCCCGAGACCCAGGTCTTCTTCAAAAGACAGAGCTTCTTGCGACGCTATCAGATATCAAGGATATGCTCATTGAGGTGGATGGCAAGCAACAAAATCTGCGCTGGGTTGAAAgcgagatggatgatcttgatatCGACGTTGCGATGCAACGATTTGAGGACGCTGTAGTCCGCGTTGAGAAACTTAAAGCAATCGCTCGCGGGTTGAAGAACCACGCAATCGCTCAAGACTttatcaacttcaaagtAAACGAACGATGTGTCAGGCTAGCCAACATGATTGGTCGGGAGCTTGAAATGACACACGACAACAATACAAAGACAAGGCGCAACGTCAGCTGGTTGACGAGGCTGGGCTTTGAGGACAGCGCCCGCGAGTCGTATCTAGCAGCGAGAAGTGGCACAATCCACAAACGAACCAG GCAATGCATTTTCCAGGGAGATTTGCATCTATACATCTGGGAGCTCTCGTTTGTGTATTTCATGGTCATTCACAACACAGTTCAATGTTTTCAGTCATGCTTCCCACCACCGATGATGAGTGTGTGCGTCAAGTGGGCAAAGGAGGAAGTCGACGCATTCAACATTATCCTGGCACGCCAGCTTAGTAGTACGGAGCTCAGGGGACAGGTCTGGACGCAGTGCATGGAGAGAGCAAAGGAGCATTCTAAGCTGTTATCTGAAGTCGGATTGGACTTTGAAAACCTGGTCGGAAAGAACCTAATGATCTATGAGCCAATTGATCAGGGACCTTCGGTGGGGTTGGGCTTATCGTAA
- a CDS encoding serine/threonine-protein phosphatase PP2A catalytic subunit, translated as MDTNMEDVGRAPAEASPVLNFEPTTIPTLDGWIESLMSCKQLAEADVQRLCDKAREVLQEESNVQPVKCPVTVCGDIHGQFHDLMELFKIGGPNPDTNYLFMGDYVDRGYYSVETVTLLVALKIRYPQRITILRGNHESRQITQVYGFYDECLRKYGNANVWKYFTDLFDYLPLTALIDNQIFCLHGGLSPSIDTLDNIRALDRIQEVPHEGPMCDLLWSDPDDRCGWGISPRGAGYTFGQDISEAFNHNNGLTLIARAHQLVMEGYNWSQDRNVVTIFSAPNYCYRCGNQAAIMEIDEHLKYTFLQFDPCPRAGEPMVSRRTPDYFL; from the exons ATGGATACCAATATGGAGGATGTTGGGCGAGCACCCGCTGAAGCTTCACCTGTGCTTAACTTCGAGCCCACTACGATCCCCACTCTTGACGGCTGGATCGAGAGCTTGATGTCCTGCAAGCAGCTGGCTGAAGCTGACGTTCAGAGACTGTGCGATAAG GCCCGAGAAGTTTTACAGGAAGAGTCCAACGTGCAGCCAGTG AAATGCCCTGTTACCGTCTGTGGTGATATTCACGGCCAGTTCCACGACTTGATGgagctcttcaagatcgGTGGACCCAACCCCGACACCAACTACCTATTCATGG GTGACTATGTTGATCGAGGTTACTACTCCGTTGAGACCGTCACCCTTCTCGTCGCCCTCAAGATCCGATACCCTCAGCGAATCACCATCCTTCGAGGAAACCACGAGTCCCGTCAGATCACTCAGGTCTACGGATTCTACGACGAGTGTCTTCGCAAATATGGAAACGCTAATGTCTGGAAGTATTTTACCGACCTCTTTGACTACCTCCCCCTCACTGCCCTGATCGACAACCAGATCTTCTGTCTTCACGGTGGTCTTTCTCCTAGTATCGACACACTCGATAACATCCGAGCTTTGGACCGTATCCAGGAAGTCCCACACGAGGGTCCCATGTGTGACCTTCTCTGGTCAGACCCCGACGACCGATGCGGCTGGGGAATTTCTCCTCGAGGTGCGGGGTACACATTCGGCCAGGATATCTCAGAAGCCTTCAACCATAACAAcggcttgaccttgatcgCACGAGCTCATCAGCTGGTTATGGAGGGTTACAACTGGTCTCAAGACCGTAATGTGGTTACCATTTTCTCAG CACCCAACTACTGCTACCGATGCGGTAACCAAGCCGCTATTATGGAAATTGACGAGCACTTGAAGTACACCTT CCTGCAATTTGACCCTTGCCCTAGAGCCGGCGAGCCTATGGTCTCAAGAC GGACTCCCGATTACTTCCTCTAA